DNA sequence from the Sediminibacillus dalangtanensis genome:
TATAACACATAGATTGAATGTTGCAATGCTGGCAGATGAAATTGTATTAATGGGGGAGGGAGAAATTAAGGAAAGAGGCACTCATGAAGAGCTATTGAATCTTAAGGGTTCTTATTTTGAGTTATACAATATGCAGATGAAACAAATGACTATAAGTAGAGGAGGAGCATTCATTGGCTGATTTTGTCTATACCGTTTCGTGTTATATCTTAGCCTTGATATTTATATTATCTATATGGGACAAATTGGCAAAGTGGCAAGTCTACCTAGTTAAAATAAAAGAATACAATATATTACCTGAAAATTTAGTGGCAGTATTTGGCTGGCTCTCTCTCTTAGTTGAACTTTTATTGGCTTTTTATTTCTTAACACTACAAGTAAATTTATACGCATCAATGTTATTTACGTTATTAATGCTGATATACACCGGGGCGGTGAGTGTAAATATATATAAAGGTAATACACTAATTGCATGTGGGTGCGGGGGGGTTCTGGAAAATGATCGTTTAAGCCTTTTGATTGTTTATAGAAATTTAGCATTGGTGCTAATTGGGGTTGGAACATCTTTTTTGAGAGAAGAGTTTATGGTTCATCTACCTTATTTTCACTTCACTTCTCTGTTAATTTCAGTGAGCATATTAATGGTCTATGGGGTGTTAGTCACATTTTTTGAACAGTTAAAATTAATTAAAAATTTAAGAATGAAACTATCTTACTTTGAGGATTGAGTTGGGAGGAATTTAAATGGAAAATTTGTTACTAACTATAACTTTAATCCTGTTAGTAGCTAACCTGTCGGTCATGTACTATATGTTGAAGTATAATAGTCACTTTTTAAAGCAAATTCAGAGTATAAAGGGAATTCAATTTAACACTCTCGAACAAGGAGAGCAAGCCCCTATTTTTAGAATTCATGATCAAAATGGCAATAAAATAGTAACTAAAAAGCTATTCTTTGGTGAGAAAAATACGTTGTTGTTATTCATCAATACGAAATGCCCAAAGTGTAAAGAAATTTTACGCCAATTGAAGATAATAGAGAAACATTATAACTTAAATATTCTCGTCATTAATAATGATGAAATGTTTGATGACCATCAGGTGAGAGAATTACTCCCCAAGAATATTTTTTACATACGATCACCACAAATTCCTATTTCGTATTATATCCACTCGACTCCCTCGGCAGTTCTTGTTGAAAAAGGAAAAGTGAAACTTTTTAATAAAGTCAATAATTTTAACGTTCTTCTTAATCTCTTAGTTATGGAAGAAAAGAAAAAAGTTAGCTAATCCTTAGATGCTTTATTTCAGTAATCTCTTTCTTTGGTAATGAGGTTCTAATATCAAAACAAGTAGCTCTATCTTTATATTTGTTAGTAACTAAGAGCCCTTTGTTTCGTTATTAGAATTAATTAGAACCAAAAGAATATCTAACTGAGATAAAATCAGAGAAAATAAAGTCTAAGGAATAATCTATTGAGGGAGAAAAGAGAATCGGTCAAGGAACAAATTAATATAGAGTTTAAACTGTCTTTTAATTCTTAGCTTACAACTGCAGTTGCGATTTGTTCCTAATGCTATCAAAAACAAGTACTAAATGAAAAAGCAATAGCGCCTTAAAACTCATAATTATCTATAGTGAAAAACTTTGCGCAGAGGTGGCTAGAGATTGATCTTCCAAACCGAAATGGAAACAATGATGGAGCATTTGTAAAGGTGAATACAGTGTTTTTATTATCATAAATAGAAAATGAGCCTCTTCCAAAAGGTTCGTTTTCTACTGTGCAGTACAATAATTACCTTACTGTGGACCAGAAGATATCTTTAAAAGTGTTTTTAATATCCAGACTTTTGAGGTATTCTAGTTGTGAAATTCACTTATCAAAAATTGACAAAAAGCACTAAATGATGAAATTAACCGTTACTTGCAGATGCAGAATGAGTTCAATGAACAAATAATAAACTATAAGGTGAAACTATTAAATAAACAAGAAATATTTGAGTTAGAGCAACTTTTAGAAAGGGGGCGATCATTTGGGAGAGTTTTGAACATGATTTCAAAAATCGGTCGTGACAATAAGTCGAGTCGATGTACGGATGCTAATGGTAAATTCTTTAATCGTTAGGAGATTATAGGTAGTTGGAAAGTATCGTACCAGGAGAAAGTAGCTCGAAATAAAGATGGTATTGGTTTACGCTTGCTTCAATTTGGATCATTATCAGCAATACATGCACATTGGCCGACATCAAATTCTCCAGCAACTATTGTTTTATCTACTGGAACTGGAAAATCAGAAACGATGTATACAGCGATTATTTCTGAAAGAATATCCTTCACACTTATTATGTGCCGTCTAATCTTTTGAGGGAACAAATATAAAGATATTACTCAAAACATTTATTTGGGGACATTCAGAGGGCTCTCAACCAATTTGGTTGGAGTTTTTTTTGTTTTGCGGAGAAAACATTCACTGGATTCGTAAGGGTGATTAAAAAGTGACACAAGCGGAAAGCAACTGTTTAAAGATCGAATTGGAGTGCGATACGAGAAATCACCTATTTCTGGGCCGTGAAGGTCAAACCCGGTATGTTAAGTCGGAAACAGATGAATGATCCCCTTCAGCATCTCGAACTGAAAACCTGTCATAAACATCCGACTTGTCCCATATAGTGGACAACAGGAAGATGTTTAGGAGGCCGGGGAGCATGAAAAAGTACCTGAAAGCAGCAGTATGGATGGTAGGCGTAATCCTGTTGGTGCTGTTAATGCAATATCCGATTCAACAATCTACCGATTCGTGGGATTCATGGGCGTTGCCATTGTCTGGAAAAGTGATTGTGCTGGATCCCGGCCATGGTGGACCTGATGGCGGAGCGGAAGGAAGCGATGATACCCAGGAAAAGGAGATTGCCCTGCGTGTAGCAAAGAAGCTGCAAAATTATCTGCAGCAGGCCGGGGCTCTCGTTTTTTTGACGAGAGAAAAAGATGAGGATTTGGCTGCAAAGGAAACAAGAGGGTTGTCGCGGAGAAAATCGGAGGATATTCGTAACCGTGTAGAATTCATAAAGGATAAGGAAGCGGATTTCTTCGTCAGCATTCACCTAAATGCACTTCCTGCTAAACAATGGTCCGGAGCACAGACCTTTTATTATCCTTCTGATGGTGAGAATGAGCGCCTGGCCAAATTAATCCAGGATGAAATCAAACGGAACTTGGAAAATACGACACGGGAGGCACTAGGTCTGAACAGTATGTATTTGTTGAAGCATGCCGAAGCCCCGGGGGCGCTTGTCGAAATCGGATTTTTATCAAATGTCCATGAACGGGACCTGTTAAAGACCGATGATTACCAGGGTAAAATGGCAGCAAGCATATATGAGGGCATTCTCCGTTACGTTACAGAAGAAAAAGAAGATAATTAAAAGACGATTTCCCATCCTGAAATCGTATCACTTAGCATCCCGTACAGATATGTTATACTAGCATTGTGGGAAAAGGACAGCGATTAAAGGATGGTGACACAATTTGCTTACCCAAGAGCAGGTTTTAGAATTATTAAATCCAATTGAAGACCCGTTTTTACATACAACGTTTGAGAAAACCGGCGGAGTAATGGAAGTGCGCATCAAGGAAGAGAAAAAGCATGTCAGTGTGAAATTAGCGATTGCTAAAACGAATACTGCTGAACAAATGCAGCTCCAACAGGAGATCGTCAACGTATTAAAGAAAGCGGGTGCAAACACAGTCGGACTTCGTTTCGAGCAGCTGCCCGACGAAGTGATTGCGAAGTACCAGCCTGCAGCGGATGAGGAGAAATCGAATTCTCTGCTAGGCGGGAATGCCAACACCAAATTTATCGCGGTGGCCAGCGGCAAAGGCGGTGTCGGAAAGTCGACAGTGACCGTTAACCTGGCTGTGGCATTGACCAGACTTGGCAAGAAAGTCGGTATCATCGATGCGGATATTTATGGGTTCAGCGTTCCGGACATGATGGGGGTAGAAGAACGTCCAGTCGTGCGGGGCGAAAAAATCATTCCTGTAGAAAGGTTTGGTGTCAAGCTGGTATCCATGGGATTCTTTGTAGAAGACAATTCTCCCATCATTTGGCGCGGACCGATGCTGGGAAAAATGCTGACAAGCTTTTTCAAAGAAGTAGAATGGGGAGAGCTTGATTACTTGCTGCTCGATTTACCGCCAGGAACTGGAGACGTTGCTCTGGATGTCCACTCCATGCTTCCTTCCTCGAAGGAAATCATTGTGACGACTCCGCATCCTACCGCGGCTTTTGTTGCAGCGAGAGCCGGGCAAATGGCCATGCAAACCGAACATGAAATCATCGGGATTGTAGAGAACATGGCTTATTTTGAAAGCAAGACTACCGGGGAAAAAGAGTATGTCTTTGGAAAAGGCGGCGGAAAAAAACTCGCTGAATATCTGAAAACAAAGGTGATTGGCCAGCTGCCACTGCAGCAGCCTTATGAAGAAGAGGATGTATTTGCCCCTTCCATTTACCAGGAAGATCATCCAAACGGGAAAGAATACCGCAAAATTGCTGCAAAAGTGATCGACAGCTTCGAATAAATTCTTAAAAAAGAGAGCAGTCCTTTTCTGGACTGCTCTTTATGTTTAACAAGAGAAGGATCAACCCCCGCCTCCGCCACCATCGGACCCCTGTCCGGAACCCTGTTGTCCACCCTGGCTTTGACCGCTTCCGCCGCCACTGCTCTGGTCTTGTCCGGAGCCTTGGGATGGTTTCATTTCTTCCGCAGCTTTTAAAATAATCTCGCTCATTTGCGCTTTGAACATTGGCGAATCCATCGTTTCCTGAATTGTTTTTTCCAAATGCTCGCGGAATTGCTGGCTTTTCATGGCACTTACCATCTGCTCTGTCATTTCCGGGTTTTGGAATAACTCGATCATTTGTTTTTGGAACGACGAATCACTCATCAAGCCTTTTAACACATCTTTGTGCTGGTCTTGGATGGCTTTGGAAAATGACTCAACAAACTTCGGGTCATCGAACATTTTGGTCCAAAACTTTTTTCCTTCATCGGAAGTCAATGCTTTCTCGACTGAATCCTTTACTGTATTCCCCTCGATCACATAGGTCTTTTGCATTTCTTCGTCGGAAAGCACTTCTGTGATTGCTTTTTTCCCTTCATCCGTCTTCAATATATCGGTAACCATTTTCTTGGTTGTGTCATAGTTGCCTTCTTCTCCACTCGTGGTGTTACCACCGCCACCACACGAGCTTAACAGGAGAAGTGATATACACAGTAATAAATGTGGCATGAGTTTAAACACACAGGATCCACTCCTTTTATTTGCACTCACTTGGTCTTAATATGGTTCGAATCAGAAAAAATATGTATTGCGGAAGAAAAAACGGGGGATTCATGATAAAATACGTTAGGGACAAGGTATATTAATTAGGAGGATATCGAGTGAACAGTAGAAATTGGGTTCGCATGTTTTTAACCACCCTTCTGGTTGGAGCGGCTTCTACCCTTATTACCAGCTTTTTCGTAAAAGCCGGATCTTATGGGGAATATCTTCAGCCGGTTGATCTTTTTGAAATATTGGGCTTAGTAATATTTTTCACCGCCCTTGGACTGGTATTCAGCTTAATCAGTCAAATGGGATTCTTTGCTTATTTGACCATCAATCAATTTGGACTGGGAATGTTCAGGGGATTTTGGGTGCCGATTCAGGTAGTGCTGATTCTTTTCACTTTATTTGATTTGATTTACTTCCGTTATAAGTCTGCTGATGGGGAAACCCCCATATTTATCTATTTGCTGGTAGCTGCTGCATTGTTCGGATACAGCTTGGTAATTGCAAAAATCAAAGCAAATGAAACCAATACTAAAGCGTTTATCCCAGCCTTGTTTTTTATGTTTGTTGTCACCTCCATTGAATGGGTACCAGGTCTGCGGTCGACTGGGAGCGATTATGAATGGCTGATGATTATTCCGTTATTATTATGTAACACCTATCAATTATTATTGCTCCATCGTATCACCAACCAAAAAGCGGCAGCGGAAGGAAAGGAATTAACTTCTTCAGCGAAGTCTGCGACGAAACAGAATAAAAAACAAAGAAGCAAGCGTAAAAAATAAACGCTTGCTTTTTCATAAATTAGTCAATTGTTTTTGACTTTGCTTCTATCCGGGAAATTAGTTCTGAAATGGTGACGTATTGGAACCCTTTGTTTCTTAATCCGGGGAGCAGTGTTTTCAATGCTCCAGGAGTCTGTTTCACAGAATCGGATGCATGGAGAAGGATAATGTCACCATTGGTTGTTTTTTTCATCACCTCGTCAATGATTGCTTGTTGCCCGGGATTTTCCCAATCATGCGGATTTACGTTCCATTGAATGACATCAAATCCCAATTCCTCGGTCATTTTCAATATTTCCTTGTCAAAATGACCGCTTGGTGTACGTAGCAGCTTGGTATCCGGATAGCCAAGCTTGCGGAACACTTCCTTGGCATACATCAAGTCTTTCCTCACTTGTTCCTTCTCCTGCTTCAGGTAGCTTTTGTAACGATATCCCAGCATCCCGATTTCATGTTTTTCTGCAATTTTATCTACGATTTCCGGATGCCGTTCGGCCCATTCGCCACTCAAGAAAAAGGTGGCTTTCACCTCATGCTTGTTTAACTGTTCCAAGATTGGCTCCACTTTCTCATTTCCCCAGCTAATATTGAAGGTCAGGGCGATGTTCGGATCCTGTTCGCTCCCTTTACTTAACGCGGCTGGACTTTCCTTTGTAGAAAAAACAGACAAACTGCTTTCGTTGTCCACCCATATAATAAATGCAGAAAAAAGTGCTGCTACTACGATGAAGGCCCAGCGCTTCCATCGATTCACTTTCATGACATAAAAATGTTCCATTGCTCCCCTCCTTTTGGACTTGCTTTATTTTATGATGGGGAATGGACATTCATGAACCAAAGCAAAGAAGATTCTCCGTCCGAAAAGTTTCTGAATTTTCCGTTTGCATACGGCCGATTATAAAAAAATGAAAGGCGGGTATCATAGTAGAACATTTATACAATTATTGGGGGCGATTGGATGATTGGGCTGTTGGTCGACGAAAGAGAACGGAAGGAAATGGAGTATCTCATAAAACGGGAGCTGGAGGAACTTTTGCTGGATATGGAGGATAATCGAATTGATCATTTAGTGAGGCGGGCAATGAAGGAACGTTACCGTATTCTGTTTCAGCTGTTTCGCAAGGTAGCTGAGGATAAGGAGTGCAGAAAGTACATATTGAATGGATAAGGCCGATTAACACCCGTTCTCTTTGTGGTATAGTCATGGTAATGGATATTATCGTGATGGAGGATGGTTATAATGG
Encoded proteins:
- a CDS encoding MauE/DoxX family redox-associated membrane protein codes for the protein MADFVYTVSCYILALIFILSIWDKLAKWQVYLVKIKEYNILPENLVAVFGWLSLLVELLLAFYFLTLQVNLYASMLFTLLMLIYTGAVSVNIYKGNTLIACGCGGVLENDRLSLLIVYRNLALVLIGVGTSFLREEFMVHLPYFHFTSLLISVSILMVYGVLVTFFEQLKLIKNLRMKLSYFED
- a CDS encoding conjugal transfer protein TraF, with the translated sequence MENLLLTITLILLVANLSVMYYMLKYNSHFLKQIQSIKGIQFNTLEQGEQAPIFRIHDQNGNKIVTKKLFFGEKNTLLLFINTKCPKCKEILRQLKIIEKHYNLNILVINNDEMFDDHQVRELLPKNIFYIRSPQIPISYYIHSTPSAVLVEKGKVKLFNKVNNFNVLLNLLVMEEKKKVS
- the gerD gene encoding spore germination lipoprotein GerD, with translation MFKLMPHLLLCISLLLLSSCGGGGNTTSGEEGNYDTTKKMVTDILKTDEGKKAITEVLSDEEMQKTYVIEGNTVKDSVEKALTSDEGKKFWTKMFDDPKFVESFSKAIQDQHKDVLKGLMSDSSFQKQMIELFQNPEMTEQMVSAMKSQQFREHLEKTIQETMDSPMFKAQMSEIILKAAEEMKPSQGSGQDQSSGGGSGQSQGGQQGSGQGSDGGGGGG
- the cwlD gene encoding N-acetylmuramoyl-L-alanine amidase CwlD encodes the protein MKKYLKAAVWMVGVILLVLLMQYPIQQSTDSWDSWALPLSGKVIVLDPGHGGPDGGAEGSDDTQEKEIALRVAKKLQNYLQQAGALVFLTREKDEDLAAKETRGLSRRKSEDIRNRVEFIKDKEADFFVSIHLNALPAKQWSGAQTFYYPSDGENERLAKLIQDEIKRNLENTTREALGLNSMYLLKHAEAPGALVEIGFLSNVHERDLLKTDDYQGKMAASIYEGILRYVTEEKEDN
- the pdaB gene encoding polysaccharide deacetylase family sporulation protein PdaB, which codes for MEHFYVMKVNRWKRWAFIVVAALFSAFIIWVDNESSLSVFSTKESPAALSKGSEQDPNIALTFNISWGNEKVEPILEQLNKHEVKATFFLSGEWAERHPEIVDKIAEKHEIGMLGYRYKSYLKQEKEQVRKDLMYAKEVFRKLGYPDTKLLRTPSGHFDKEILKMTEELGFDVIQWNVNPHDWENPGQQAIIDEVMKKTTNGDIILLHASDSVKQTPGALKTLLPGLRNKGFQYVTISELISRIEAKSKTID
- a CDS encoding Mrp/NBP35 family ATP-binding protein, producing the protein MLTQEQVLELLNPIEDPFLHTTFEKTGGVMEVRIKEEKKHVSVKLAIAKTNTAEQMQLQQEIVNVLKKAGANTVGLRFEQLPDEVIAKYQPAADEEKSNSLLGGNANTKFIAVASGKGGVGKSTVTVNLAVALTRLGKKVGIIDADIYGFSVPDMMGVEERPVVRGEKIIPVERFGVKLVSMGFFVEDNSPIIWRGPMLGKMLTSFFKEVEWGELDYLLLDLPPGTGDVALDVHSMLPSSKEIIVTTPHPTAAFVAARAGQMAMQTEHEIIGIVENMAYFESKTTGEKEYVFGKGGGKKLAEYLKTKVIGQLPLQQPYEEEDVFAPSIYQEDHPNGKEYRKIAAKVIDSFE
- a CDS encoding KinB-signaling pathway activation protein, whose protein sequence is MNSRNWVRMFLTTLLVGAASTLITSFFVKAGSYGEYLQPVDLFEILGLVIFFTALGLVFSLISQMGFFAYLTINQFGLGMFRGFWVPIQVVLILFTLFDLIYFRYKSADGETPIFIYLLVAAALFGYSLVIAKIKANETNTKAFIPALFFMFVVTSIEWVPGLRSTGSDYEWLMIIPLLLCNTYQLLLLHRITNQKAAAEGKELTSSAKSATKQNKKQRSKRKK